A genomic region of Taeniopygia guttata chromosome 28, bTaeGut7.mat, whole genome shotgun sequence contains the following coding sequences:
- the CNN2 gene encoding calponin-2 isoform X2, which yields MSSSQFNKGPSYGLSAEVKNRLAQKYDPQKEAELRTWIESVTGKQIGPDFQRGLKDGVILCELMNKLQPNSVRKINRSAQNWHQLENLSNFIKAMASYGMNPVDLFEANDLFESGNLTQVQVSLLALAGMAKTKGLQSGVDIGVKYSEKQQRNFDETKMKAGQCVIGLQMGTNKCASQSGMTAYGTRRHLYDPKNQILPPMDHSTISLQMGTNKCASQVGMTAPGTRRHIYDAKTGTEKCDNSSMSLQMGSNQGANQSGQVFGLGRQIYDPKYCPQGSQAEVANATGDPPGCHCYPEEEESY from the exons ATGAGCAGCTCCCAGTTCAACAAGGGCCCGTCCTACGGCCTCTCCGCCGAAGTCAAGAACCGG cTCGCCCAGAAGTATGACCCACAGAAGGAGGCCGAGCTGCGGACGTGGATCGAGAGCGTGACAGGAAAACAGATCGGGCCTGACTTCCAGAGGGGGCTGAAGGATGGGGTGATCCTCTGCGA gCTCATGAACAAGCTGCAGCCCAACTCGGTGAGGAAGATCAACCGCTCGGCTCAGAACTGGCAccag CTTGAGAACCTCTCCAACTTCATCAAGGCCATGGCCAGCTACGGCATGAACCCCGTGGACCTCTTCGAAGCCAACGACCTTTTTGAGAGCGGGAACCTGACGCAGGTGCAGGTGTCGCTGCTGGCGCTGGCAGGAATG GCCAAGACGAAGGGGCTGCAGAGCGGGGTGGACATCGGCGTTAAGTACTCggagaagcagcagaggaatTTCGACGAGACCAAGATGAAGGCTGGGCAGTGCGTGATCGGGCTGCAG ATGGGCACGAACAAGTGTGCCAGCCAGTCCGGCATGACGGCCTACGGCACCCGGAGGCACCTCTACGATCCCAAAAATCAGATCCTGCCACCCATGGACCACTCCACCATCAGCCTCCAGATGGGCACTAACAAATGTGCCAGTCAG GTGGGCATGACGGCTCCCGGCACCAGGAGACACATCTACGACGCCAAGACGGGGACGGAGAAGTGTGACAACTCCTCCATGTCGCTGCAGATGGGCTCCAACCAGGGCGCCAACCAGAGCGGGCAGGTCTTCGGCCTCGGCCGCCAGATCTACGACCCCAAGTACTgcccccagggcagccaggcCGAGGTGGCCAATGCCACAGGGGACCCGCCCGGGTGCCACTGCTaccctgaggaggaggagagctaCTGA
- the CNN2 gene encoding calponin-2 isoform X1, whose translation MSSSQFNKGPSYGLSAEVKNRLAQKYDPQKEAELRTWIESVTGKQIGPDFQRGLKDGVILCELMNKLQPNSVRKINRSAQNWHQLENLSNFIKAMASYGMNPVDLFEANDLFESGNLTQVQVSLLALAGMVSTGDEQSGDTPSFGGVPCSSPCPRCGWGGFGTPVLPHSHSWQAKTKGLQSGVDIGVKYSEKQQRNFDETKMKAGQCVIGLQMGTNKCASQSGMTAYGTRRHLYDPKNQILPPMDHSTISLQMGTNKCASQVGMTAPGTRRHIYDAKTGTEKCDNSSMSLQMGSNQGANQSGQVFGLGRQIYDPKYCPQGSQAEVANATGDPPGCHCYPEEEESY comes from the exons ATGAGCAGCTCCCAGTTCAACAAGGGCCCGTCCTACGGCCTCTCCGCCGAAGTCAAGAACCGG cTCGCCCAGAAGTATGACCCACAGAAGGAGGCCGAGCTGCGGACGTGGATCGAGAGCGTGACAGGAAAACAGATCGGGCCTGACTTCCAGAGGGGGCTGAAGGATGGGGTGATCCTCTGCGA gCTCATGAACAAGCTGCAGCCCAACTCGGTGAGGAAGATCAACCGCTCGGCTCAGAACTGGCAccag CTTGAGAACCTCTCCAACTTCATCAAGGCCATGGCCAGCTACGGCATGAACCCCGTGGACCTCTTCGAAGCCAACGACCTTTTTGAGAGCGGGAACCTGACGCAGGTGCAGGTGTCGCTGCTGGCGCTGGCAGGAATGGTGAGCACAGGGGATGAGCAGTCTGGGGACACCCcgagttttgggggggtcccatgcagctccccctgcccgaGGTGTGggtggggggggtttgggaccCCTGTCCTTCCTCACAGCCACTCCTGGCAGGCCAAGACGAAGGGGCTGCAGAGCGGGGTGGACATCGGCGTTAAGTACTCggagaagcagcagaggaatTTCGACGAGACCAAGATGAAGGCTGGGCAGTGCGTGATCGGGCTGCAG ATGGGCACGAACAAGTGTGCCAGCCAGTCCGGCATGACGGCCTACGGCACCCGGAGGCACCTCTACGATCCCAAAAATCAGATCCTGCCACCCATGGACCACTCCACCATCAGCCTCCAGATGGGCACTAACAAATGTGCCAGTCAG GTGGGCATGACGGCTCCCGGCACCAGGAGACACATCTACGACGCCAAGACGGGGACGGAGAAGTGTGACAACTCCTCCATGTCGCTGCAGATGGGCTCCAACCAGGGCGCCAACCAGAGCGGGCAGGTCTTCGGCCTCGGCCGCCAGATCTACGACCCCAAGTACTgcccccagggcagccaggcCGAGGTGGCCAATGCCACAGGGGACCCGCCCGGGTGCCACTGCTaccctgaggaggaggagagctaCTGA
- the ARHGAP45 gene encoding rho GTPase-activating protein 45 — translation MFSRKKRELIKTPSISKKSRAGSPVPQTLPDLSRKDCLEALGSSTGELPPGSAKLSSSPGTVGTLKRPTSLSRHASAASFSLPAAPRAAPKGHKSPMSHSPMEGGEGPFIDPEDISQLLADVARFADALEKLRDVVLRDEPKEQQRPLAHECLGETLRVLRQVINKYPLLNTLETLTAAGTLISKVKGFHYESNNEADKREFEKAVETIAVAFSSTVSEFLMGEVDSSTILSVPPSDQNQTMESLYGGVPGPRGDGVPSGMDSYDAARPPAEAVDVMLQRCEGGVDAALQYAKTISKYMKDLIGYLEKKTTLEMDFAKGLQKLANSCKQTISQETSMPLLSIYLLALEQDMEHGISVVQAANTLQQQTFLPPLVARRLEHEKRRKEIKEQWHRAQRKLQEAEGNLRKAKQTYMQRSEEHDKAKYVAVKAEEEQQSTTSSITTKTLDKKRRLEEEAKNKAEEAMATYRTCVADANTQKQELEDTKVNSLRQIHEVIKQTDQVIKSATISFYQLMHMQTAPLPVNFQTLCESSKLYDPGQQYASHVRQLQRGDEPDVQYDFEPYVPHSAWSPFPQPHKGSFSGSEFSSSAEGAGAGSEGAAGAKESPSGAERRGGRGHQVHKSWPTSVADADSSLDSSAGEFSRKLQRLSSNGTASSSEELEEKDGTPTPFEQSINGISPELAAPTGPFRNVGLSKAAQTHRLRKLRAPSKCRECNSYVYFQGAECEECYLACHKKCLETLAIQCGHKKLQGKLQLFGQDFTKASRASPDGIPFVVKKCISEIEKRALKTKGIYRVNGVKTRVEKLCQAFENGKELVELSQASPHDISNVLKLYLRQLPEPLMPFRLYNELMGLAKESLQGGEAKGRSGKGGPELVDRGADTEQVVLSLVLKLRELLKELPCENMATLQYLLQHLRRIMEVEQDNKMTSGNLGIVFGPTLMRPRPTDATISLSSLVDYPHQARIIEALIIFYPTIFEHKDVAAAEPGRHGSGTAEEVASGAEQVHAGSQPVAPLGTSPYLELPSEKGDLAFSADSLAESGDRSVDSDSELEDGGEPRARLAKQGSETSTEEVNFCDEGSEGPCMGQSDAEGSAPRCCSPGDEQSDVEEHPESRSPGTSRGHGGHELQPRLI, via the exons ATGTTCTCCCGGAAGAAGCGGGAGCTGATCAAAACCCCCTCCATCTCCAAGAAGAGCCGGGCGGGCAGCCCCGTCCCGCAGACGCTGCCG GATCTCTCCCGCAAGGATTGCCTGGAGgctctgggctccagcacaggggAGCTGCCCCCGGGCAGTGccaagctcagcagcagccctggcaccgTGGGCACCCTGAAGCGCCCCACCAGCCTGAGCCGCCATGCCAGCGCTGCCAGCTTCTCCCTGCCCGCGGCCCCCCGCGCCGCACCCAAGGGCCACAAGAGCCCCATGTCCCACAGCCCCATGGAGGGCGGCGAGGGTCCCTTCATCGACCCCGAGGACATCTCCCAGCTGCTGGCCGACGTCGCCCGCTTCGCCGATGCCCTGGAGAAGCTGCGGGATGTGGTGCTGCGCGATG AGCCTAAGGAGCAGCAGCGGCCGCTGGCCCACGAGTGCCTGGGTGAAACCCTCCGTGTCCTGCGCCAGGTGATCAATAAGTACCCGCTGCTCAACACCCTGGAGACCCTGACGGCCGCTGGGACCCTCATCTCCAAAGTCAAGG GTTTCCACTATGAATCCAACAACGAGGCAGACAAGAGGGAGTTCGAGAAGGCAGTGGAGACCATCGCCGTGGCCTTCAGCAGCAC GGTGTCCGAGTTCCTCATGGGGGAGGTGGACAGCAGCACCATCCTCTCTGTCCCACCCAGCGACCAGAACCAG ACTATGGAGAGCCTCTACGGGGGGGTTCCTGGGCCTAGAGGAGATGGAGTGCCCTCAGGCATGGACAGCTACGACGCAG cccGCCCCCCGGCCGAAGCAGTGGATGTGATGCTGCAGCGCTGCGAGGGCGGCGTGGATGCTGCCCTCCAGTACGCCAAAACCATCTCCAAGTACATGAAGGACCTGATCGGGTACCTGGAGAAAAAGACCACGCTGG AGATGGACTTTGCCAAAGGGCTCCAGAAGTTGGCAAACAGCTGCAAGCAAACCATCAGCCAGGAG aCCAGCATGCCTTTGCTGTCCATCTATCTGCTGGCCCTGGAGCAGGACATGGAGCACGGGATCTCAGTTGTGCAGGCAGCCAACACCCTGCAGCAGCAAACCTTCCTGCCg CCACTGGTGGCCAGACGCCTGGAGCATGAGAAGCGCAGGAAGGAGATCAAGGAGCAGTGGCACCGGGCGCAGAGGAAACTG CAAGAGGCGGAGGGGAACCTGCGCAAGGCCAAGCAGACGTACATGCAGCGCAGCGAGGAGCACGACAAGGCCAAGTACGTGGCGGTgaaggcagaggaggagcagcaaaGCACCACCAGCAGCATCACCACCAAAACCCTGGACAAGAAGAGGCGGCTGGAAGAGGAAGCCAAGAATAAG GCAGAAGAGGCCATGGCCACCTATCGCACCTGCGTGGCCGACGCGAACACGCagaagcaggagctggaggacaCCAAGGTGAACTCTCTGCGGCAGATCCACGAAGTGATCAAACAGACTGACCAGGTCATCAAGTCG GCCACCATCTCCTTCTACCAGCTGATGCACATGCAGACAGCGCCGCTGCCCGTGAATTTCCAGACGCTGTGCGAGAGCAGCAAGCTGTACGACCCGGGCCAGCAGTACGCCTCGCACGTGCGGCAGCTGCAGCGCGGCGACGAGCCCGACGTCCAGTACGACTTCGAGCCCTACGTGCCCCACAGCGCCTG GTCTCCCTTTCCTCAGCCACACAAGGGCAGCTTCAGTGGCAGTGAGTTCTCCAGCAGTGCagagggggctggggctggctcggagggagcagcaggagccaagGAGTCGCCAAGTGGGGCCGAGCGAAGAG GTGGGAGGGGACACCAGGTGCATAAATCCTGGCCAACCTCTGTGGCTGATGCTGACAGCAGCCTGGATTCCAGTGCAG GTGAATTCAGCCGCAAGCTCCAGCGGCTCTCATCCAACGGCACCGCGTCCTCCAgcgaggagctggaggagaaggacgGGACCCCCACTCCCTTCGAGCAGA GCATCAACGGGATCTCCCcggagctggcagctcccacAGGGCCCTTCAGGAACGTTGGCTTGTCCAAGGCTGCCCAGACCCATCGGCTGAGGAAGCTCCGTGCCCCTTCCAAATGCCGGGAGTGCAACAGCTACGTGTACTTCCAGGGAGCCGAGTGCGAGGAG TGCTACCTGGCCTGCCACAAGAAGTGCCTGGAGACTTTGGCCATCCAGTGTGGGCACAAGAAGCTCCAGGGGAAGCTGCAGCTTTTTGGGCAGGACTTCACCAAGGCGTCTCGGGCCAGCCCAGACGGGATCCCCTTCGTGGTCAAGAAATGCATTTCAGAGATTGAGAAACGGGCCCTGAAAACGAAG GGCATCTACCGAGTTAACGGTGTCAAGACCCGTGTGGAGAAGCTTTGCCAGGCCTTTGAGAACGGGAaggagctggtggagctgtCCCAGGCCTCCCCTCATGACATCAGCAACGTCCTGAAGCTCTACCTGAGACAG ctgccagagcccctGATGCCGTTCCGGCTGTACAACGAGCTGATGGGGCTGGCCAAGGAGAGCCTGCAGGGCGGCGAGGCCAAGGGCCGCAGCGGGAAGGGCGGCCCCGAGCTGGTGGACAGAGGAGCCGACACCGAGCAGGTGGTGCTGAGCCTGGTGCtgaagctgagggagctgctgaaggagctCCCCTGCGAGAACATGGCCACGCTCCAGtacctcctgcagcacctgagGAG GATCATGGAAGTGGAACAGGACAACAAGATGACCTCAGGCAACCTGGGCATCGTCTTTGGGCCGACGCTGATGCGCCCCAGGCCCACGGATGCCACCATTTCCTTGTCCTCGCTGGTGGATTATCCCCACCAAGCTCGGATCATTGAGGCACTCATCATCTTCTACCCCACCATCTTTGAGCACAAGGACGTGGCAGCGGCCGAGCCCGGCAGACACGGCTCGGGCACCGCAGAGGAGGTGGCCAGCGGTGCTGAGCAG GTCCATGCAGGCTCCCAGCCTGTGGCTCCTCTTGGCACCAGCCCCTACCTGGAGCTGCCCTCGGAGAAGGGGGATTTGGCTTTCAGCGCCGACTCGCTCGCAG AGTCCGGCGACCGCTCCGTGGACTCCGACTCGGAGCTGGAGGATGGTGGGGAGCCCCGGGCACGCCTGGCCAAGCAGGGCAGCGAGACCAGCACGGAAGAGGTTAATTTCTGTGACGAGGGCAGCGAGGGGCCCTGCATGGGCCAGTCAGACGCAGAGGGCTCTGCTCctcgctgctgcagccctggggacgAGCAGAGCGATGTGGAGGAACACCCCGAGAGCCGCAGCCCCGGCACCTCTCGGGGCCACGGCGGCCACGAGCTGCAGCCCCGGCTCATCTGA
- the POLR2E gene encoding DNA-directed RNA polymerases I, II, and III subunit RPABC1 — MDDEEETYRLWKIRKTIMQLCHDRGYLVTQDELDQTLEEFKAQFGDKPSEGRPRRTDLTVLVAHNDDPTDQMFVFFPEEPKVGIKTIKMYCQRMQEENITRALIVVQQGMTPSAKQSLVDMAPKYILEQFLQQELLINITEHELVPEHVVMTKEEVTELLARYKLRENQLPRIQAGDPVARYFGIKRGQVVKIIRPSETAGRYITYRLVQ; from the exons ATGGACGACGAGGAGGAGACGTACCGGCTGTGGAAGATCCGCAAGACCATCATGCAG CTCTGCCACGACCGCGGGTACCTGGTGACCCAGGACGAGCTGGATCAGACGCTGGAGGAGTTCAAGGCGCAGTTCGGGGACAAGCCCAGCGAGGGACGTCCCCGTCGCACCGACCTGACCGTGCTGGTGGCTCACAACGATGATCCCACCGACCAGATGTTCGTGTTCTTCCCCG AGGAGCCCAAGGTGGGCATCAAGACGATCAAGATGTACTGCCAGCGCATGCAGGAGGAGAACATCACCCGGGCGCTGATCGTGGTGCAGCAGGGAATGACCCCTTCGGCCAAGCAG TCCCTGGTTGACATGGCTCCCAAATACATCCTGGAGcagttcctgcagcaggagcttcTCATCAACATCACGGAGCATGAG CTGGTGCCAGAGCACGTGGTTATGACAAAGGAGGAGGTAACGGAGCTGCTGGCCCGATA CAAGCTGAGGGAGAACCAGCTCCCCAGGATCCAGGCTGGGGACCCCGTGGCCCGCTACTTCGGGATAAAGCGTGGCCAG GTAGTGAAGATCATCAGGCCCAGCGAGACAGCGGGCAGGTACATCACCTACAGACTGGTGCAGTGA
- the POLR2E gene encoding DNA-directed RNA polymerases I, II, and III subunit RPABC1 isoform X1, giving the protein MDDEEETYRLWKIRKTIMQLCHDRGYLVTQDELDQTLEEFKAQFGDKPSEGRPRRTDLTVLVAHNDDPTDQMFVFFPEEPKVGIKTIKMYCQRMQEENITRALIVVQQGMTPSAKQSLVDMAPKYILEQFLQQELLINITEHEPLCCLQLVPEHVVMTKEEVTELLARYKLRENQLPRIQAGDPVARYFGIKRGQVVKIIRPSETAGRYITYRLVQ; this is encoded by the exons ATGGACGACGAGGAGGAGACGTACCGGCTGTGGAAGATCCGCAAGACCATCATGCAG CTCTGCCACGACCGCGGGTACCTGGTGACCCAGGACGAGCTGGATCAGACGCTGGAGGAGTTCAAGGCGCAGTTCGGGGACAAGCCCAGCGAGGGACGTCCCCGTCGCACCGACCTGACCGTGCTGGTGGCTCACAACGATGATCCCACCGACCAGATGTTCGTGTTCTTCCCCG AGGAGCCCAAGGTGGGCATCAAGACGATCAAGATGTACTGCCAGCGCATGCAGGAGGAGAACATCACCCGGGCGCTGATCGTGGTGCAGCAGGGAATGACCCCTTCGGCCAAGCAG TCCCTGGTTGACATGGCTCCCAAATACATCCTGGAGcagttcctgcagcaggagcttcTCATCAACATCACGGAGCATGAG CCTCTCTGCTGTTTGCAGCTGGTGCCAGAGCACGTGGTTATGACAAAGGAGGAGGTAACGGAGCTGCTGGCCCGATA CAAGCTGAGGGAGAACCAGCTCCCCAGGATCCAGGCTGGGGACCCCGTGGCCCGCTACTTCGGGATAAAGCGTGGCCAG GTAGTGAAGATCATCAGGCCCAGCGAGACAGCGGGCAGGTACATCACCTACAGACTGGTGCAGTGA
- the GPX4 gene encoding phospholipid hydroperoxide glutathione peroxidase GPX4, producing MHARYAERGLRILGFPCNQFGKQEPGDNAQIKAFAENYGVKFDMYSKIDVNGDDAHPLWKWMKEQPKGRGTLGNAIKWNFTKFLINREGQVVKRYSPMEDPYVIEKDLPAYL from the exons TTGCACGCCCGATACGCTGAGAGGGGTTTACGCATCCTGGGCTTTCCTTGCAACCAGTTTGGGAAGCAG GAGCCCGGGGACAACGCTCAGATCAAGGCGTTTGCTGAGAACTACGGGGTGAAGTTCGACATGTACAGCAAGATCGATGTCAACGGGGATGATGCTCACCCCCTGTGGAAGTGGATGAAGGAGCAGCCCAAAGGGAGAGGCACTCTGGGCAA CGCAATAAAATGGAACTTCACCAAG TTCCTCATTAACCGGGAAGGTCAAGTGGTGAAGAGGTACAGCCCCATGGAAGATCCCTAC GTGATCGAGAAGGACCTGCCTGCCTACCTGTAG